Below is a genomic region from Deinococcus koreensis.
GGCACCCTGGCCGTCCTCGGGCAGACCGGCGCGCAGACGGGCACATCGACGGCCGCCGATCCTGCCAGGGCAGGAGACCTGCTGATCCATCAGGACGGCCCCAACAAGGGGAAGGCCGTGAAGGCGGCCGAGCTGAAGGTGGGCGTGGCCGTATGGGCCATCGCCGTCGATCCCGCCACCAAAAAGCCCCGCGACCCGCTGAAAAGCGGCGTGGTGCTGGTCAAACTCGCCAGCGGGAAGATCAAGGCCAGCAGCAAGCCCAACGCAGCCGGCGACGTCGTGGCGTATTCGGCCATCTGCACCCACCAGGGCTGCCCCGCAAAGGAACTCGGCAGTCTGGGGCAGGGCAAGGGCAACATCATCTGCACGTGTCACGGCAGCATCTTCGATCCCGGCGACAACGCCACGGTGCTGGGCGGGCCTGCCCCCCGCCGTCTGGCCGCCCTGCCCATCAAGGCCGACGCCAGCGGCCAGCTGGTCGCCAA
It encodes:
- a CDS encoding ubiquinol-cytochrome c reductase iron-sulfur subunit, whose amino-acid sequence is MTDTRPTRRQVLKLGAATGAAAGTLAVLGQTGAQTGTSTAADPARAGDLLIHQDGPNKGKAVKAAELKVGVAVWAIAVDPATKKPRDPLKSGVVLVKLASGKIKASSKPNAAGDVVAYSAICTHQGCPAKELGSLGQGKGNIICTCHGSIFDPGDNATVLGGPAPRRLAALPIKADASGQLVAKAAFIGKIGT